The following coding sequences lie in one Pectobacterium sp. A5351 genomic window:
- a CDS encoding sensor histidine kinase yields the protein MISLKRWRLFPRSLRQLVIMAFLLVLLPLLVLAYQAYQSLNMLSEQAADINRTTLADARRSESMTSVALAMERSYRQYCVLDDQTLATLYQNQRKQYSQMLDSHAQVLPDPRYYQTLRQLLTQLGEIRCHNSGPEQTASSLLEGFSRANGQMVQVTRDVVFSRGQQLQQAISERGQFFGWQALLLFLVSVLLVVLFTRMIIGPVNGVERMINRLGEGRSLGNTSTFKGPREIRTLAQRIIWLSERLSWLESQRHEFLRHISHELKTPLASLREGTELLADEVVGPLTADQKEVVAILDSSSRHLLQLIDQLLDYNRKLADTPTELERVEIEEIVDIVVSSHSLPARAKMIHTDVTLAVGHCWAETTLLMRVIDNLYSNAVHYGKESGNIWIYSRQIGNRVQIDVANNGTPIPEAERSMIFEPFYQGSHQRRGAVKGSGLGLSIARDCIRRMRGELSLITVDYADVCFRIELPLLSDNE from the coding sequence ATGATTTCTTTGAAACGATGGCGTTTATTCCCGCGTTCCCTGCGGCAATTAGTAATTATGGCGTTCTTGTTGGTGTTGCTGCCGCTGTTGGTGCTGGCCTATCAGGCTTACCAAAGCCTGAACATGCTGAGCGAACAGGCTGCCGATATCAACCGGACAACGCTGGCGGATGCCCGCCGCAGTGAATCGATGACCAGCGTGGCGCTGGCAATGGAGCGTAGCTACCGGCAGTACTGCGTATTGGACGATCAGACACTGGCAACGCTCTACCAGAACCAGCGTAAACAGTATTCGCAAATGCTGGACTCTCACGCGCAGGTGCTGCCCGATCCCCGTTATTACCAGACGCTGCGTCAGCTTCTTACTCAGCTCGGTGAAATTCGCTGCCATAACAGCGGCCCGGAACAAACCGCATCGAGTCTGTTGGAAGGGTTTTCTCGTGCTAACGGACAGATGGTGCAGGTAACGCGTGATGTCGTGTTCTCCCGCGGGCAACAGCTCCAGCAGGCTATTTCCGAACGCGGCCAGTTCTTTGGCTGGCAGGCGCTGCTCTTGTTTCTGGTCAGCGTGCTGCTGGTGGTTCTCTTTACACGGATGATTATCGGTCCGGTTAATGGCGTAGAGCGGATGATCAACCGCCTTGGCGAAGGTCGATCGCTGGGTAACACCAGCACCTTCAAAGGCCCGCGTGAGATCCGGACGCTGGCGCAGCGCATTATCTGGCTAAGCGAGCGTCTGTCGTGGCTGGAGTCGCAGCGACATGAATTCTTACGCCATATTTCCCATGAACTCAAGACGCCGCTGGCGAGCCTGCGGGAAGGCACTGAACTGCTGGCCGATGAGGTGGTTGGCCCGCTGACTGCCGATCAGAAAGAGGTCGTCGCTATCCTTGATAGCAGCAGTCGCCACCTGCTACAGCTGATCGATCAACTGCTGGACTACAATCGCAAACTGGCGGATACGCCGACCGAGTTGGAGCGTGTTGAAATCGAAGAGATCGTCGATATTGTCGTGTCGTCCCACAGCCTACCCGCCCGTGCCAAAATGATTCATACCGATGTGACGCTGGCCGTTGGGCACTGCTGGGCGGAGACGACGCTGTTGATGCGAGTGATTGATAATCTCTATTCCAATGCGGTGCACTACGGTAAGGAATCCGGTAACATTTGGATTTATAGCCGTCAGATTGGCAATCGCGTTCAGATTGATGTCGCCAACAATGGTACGCCTATTCCCGAGGCAGAACGGAGCATGATTTTTGAGCCTTTTTATCAGGGAAGCCATCAGCGCCGTGGCGCGGTTAAAGGAAGCGGCTTGGGGCTAAGCATTGCGCGTGATTGCATTCGTCGTATGCGTGGTGAGCTTAGCCTGATTACCGTGGACTATGCTGATGTATGTTTCCGCATCGAGTTGCCCTTATTGTCCGATAACGAATAG
- the qseG gene encoding two-component system QseEF-associated lipoprotein QseG yields the protein MNAWFIKGWLENSVFSRLLKAALMSSPLVLAACNSHVNQGSALLEAEAVPPKEQVADFRIAQCQHLWQIDDRESMNNALYWLRAMDCAGRLTQSQAREEAGQVAGERWDSVFKQGILLDNAGITQAERRQVLEQINLYRLAFPAALRPLMQTWRDRQTLFLALSDERLRYKRLQESNDKQLDALRVQQNHLQYQLETTTQKLENLTDIERQLSSRKQLSGEMPDNDTERRGGAGVNRDGSRNSATKSRKEPVDADDTYTPPMESHTDKPTTKKESTRQ from the coding sequence ATGAATGCATGGTTTATAAAGGGATGGCTTGAGAATAGCGTCTTTTCCCGTCTTTTGAAGGCGGCGCTTATGTCATCGCCACTCGTTTTAGCGGCGTGTAATAGCCATGTGAACCAGGGTTCAGCGCTGCTGGAAGCAGAAGCGGTGCCGCCGAAAGAGCAGGTTGCGGATTTCCGTATCGCGCAATGCCAACACCTGTGGCAGATAGACGATCGTGAATCCATGAATAACGCCCTTTATTGGTTACGGGCGATGGACTGTGCCGGGCGTTTGACGCAATCCCAGGCCCGTGAGGAAGCGGGGCAGGTTGCGGGGGAGCGTTGGGATAGCGTATTTAAGCAGGGCATCCTGCTGGATAACGCTGGTATTACTCAGGCCGAACGGCGTCAGGTGCTGGAACAGATCAATTTATACCGTCTGGCTTTCCCTGCGGCGCTGCGTCCACTGATGCAAACCTGGCGTGACAGACAAACGTTGTTTCTGGCACTGTCGGATGAGCGCTTGCGCTATAAGCGTTTACAGGAATCCAACGACAAGCAGTTAGATGCCCTGCGCGTTCAGCAAAATCACCTGCAATACCAGTTAGAAACGACCACGCAGAAACTGGAAAACCTGACGGATATTGAACGTCAACTGTCGTCGCGTAAGCAACTGTCGGGGGAAATGCCGGATAACGATACCGAGCGCCGTGGCGGCGCGGGTGTGAATCGAGACGGTTCGCGCAATTCAGCAACAAAATCCAGAAAGGAACCAGTGGATGCGGATGACACCTATACGCCACCGATGGAATCGCATACGGACAAACCGACGACGAAGAAGGAGTCAACAAGACAATGA